The following are encoded in a window of Flavobacterium psychrotrophum genomic DNA:
- a CDS encoding GyrI-like domain-containing protein yields MKTVNIPDAFSSYYAAGTKPEIVEIGEMNYLSLLGTGSPGTTQFYQKKKAILEFVGHLQNLVKGTGKEFKSDIVEIFYWFDEKHGFVDIGDFYTTLDLSLLQYRIAILLPEYITAEDIESTINKNGTIPFAYEFEKFVYTAGKCVQVMHVGPFADELETLPILQDFADHNKLAKSGMHHEIHVTHFEQGQSQKHLKTILRDPVQSF; encoded by the coding sequence ATGAAGACAGTCAACATTCCCGATGCATTCAGCAGTTATTACGCTGCCGGCACGAAACCCGAAATAGTAGAGATTGGAGAAATGAATTATCTATCCCTACTAGGGACCGGAAGTCCAGGAACGACACAATTTTACCAGAAGAAAAAAGCAATACTTGAATTTGTGGGTCACCTTCAAAATCTCGTTAAGGGAACGGGTAAGGAATTTAAAAGCGATATCGTCGAAATATTTTATTGGTTTGACGAGAAGCATGGATTCGTAGATATAGGTGACTTCTATACAACCCTTGATTTAAGTCTACTACAGTATAGGATTGCTATTCTTCTGCCGGAATATATCACAGCGGAAGATATTGAAAGTACAATCAATAAAAACGGTACTATCCCCTTTGCTTATGAATTTGAAAAGTTTGTGTATACCGCAGGTAAATGTGTACAGGTAATGCATGTAGGGCCTTTCGCCGACGAATTAGAAACATTGCCAATCCTTCAGGATTTTGCGGATCACAACAAATTGGCTAAATCAGGGATGCACCATGAAATTCACGTGACCCATTTTGAGCAGGGACAGAGCCAAAAGCATTTAAAAACAATTTTAAGGGATCCGGTTCAGTCCTTTTAA
- a CDS encoding SDR family oxidoreductase — translation MKDTIRQLEGKVALVTGGTKGIGKAIADELASLGATVIVTARSKPAEDIHYDFIAADLTKSQDNESLAKAITENYGGLDILINNVGGTSSPAGGFSVLSDEDWENDLQLNLLAAIRLDRALVPSMIDKKTGVVIHISSLNGKLPLYASNFSYGVTKAALNNYSKTLASEVAQHGLRVITVSPGMVKTTAMETFLNGLGTTIGKNFEETTQVVMDSLGGVPMNRLASPEEIANLVGFLASPKASYITGANYVIDGGTIPTTF, via the coding sequence ATGAAAGACACAATTCGACAATTAGAAGGGAAAGTTGCATTAGTTACTGGGGGAACAAAAGGCATAGGAAAAGCTATTGCTGATGAGCTGGCATCGCTGGGTGCTACGGTAATCGTTACCGCCCGAAGCAAGCCGGCAGAAGACATACACTATGATTTTATCGCCGCTGATTTGACCAAGAGCCAAGATAACGAAAGCCTTGCTAAGGCTATTACGGAAAATTATGGCGGATTGGACATCCTGATTAATAATGTCGGGGGCACTTCTTCGCCTGCAGGAGGTTTCAGCGTGCTCTCCGATGAAGATTGGGAAAACGATCTGCAGTTAAACCTTCTGGCGGCAATCCGGTTAGACAGAGCCCTTGTACCGTCTATGATCGATAAAAAAACAGGGGTTGTTATCCATATCTCTTCATTAAACGGTAAACTTCCGCTTTATGCTTCGAATTTCTCGTACGGAGTTACCAAAGCAGCCCTGAATAATTACAGTAAAACGCTGGCAAGTGAGGTCGCCCAACATGGCCTGCGCGTAATAACCGTTTCCCCGGGCATGGTCAAAACTACAGCCATGGAAACCTTCCTAAATGGGTTAGGGACTACTATCGGTAAAAACTTTGAAGAAACGACGCAAGTGGTGATGGACAGTTTGGGCGGGGTGCCAATGAACCGTTTGGCAAGTCCTGAAGAAATTGCCAATTTAGTGGGCTTTTTGGCTTCACCTAAAGCCTCCTATATTACAGGAGCTAATTACGTGATCGATGGTGGCACAATCCCAACCACTTTTTAA
- a CDS encoding TetR/AcrR family transcriptional regulator gives MARNVEFNEDLAIQKAMEVFWKKGYSGTSMRDLTDAMQINSSSLYNTIGDKHQLFVKCIRNYVEGRIEDAKANADRTKSPLKAIVNFINDAANTILYSNNSCLAIKTTFELAATDADIQAILKQDNDFTYEFLLRLIKGAVEANEIDSKTDPETVTDYIINAFTGWHESYILHQDPIRIKKMAKYLIEQISK, from the coding sequence ATGGCAAGAAATGTAGAATTTAATGAAGATTTAGCGATCCAGAAAGCCATGGAGGTATTTTGGAAAAAAGGCTATAGCGGTACTTCAATGCGTGACCTTACCGATGCTATGCAAATAAACAGCAGTAGCTTATATAATACCATTGGTGATAAACACCAATTATTTGTCAAGTGTATACGCAACTACGTTGAAGGGCGTATAGAGGATGCCAAGGCTAACGCTGACAGGACGAAATCGCCGTTGAAAGCGATAGTCAATTTTATTAACGATGCTGCGAATACTATTCTCTACAGCAACAATAGTTGCCTGGCCATCAAGACTACCTTTGAATTGGCGGCCACCGACGCTGATATACAGGCCATACTAAAACAGGATAATGATTTTACCTACGAGTTTTTACTGCGTCTGATTAAAGGAGCAGTCGAGGCAAATGAGATCGATTCTAAAACGGACCCGGAAACCGTAACGGATTACATTATAAATGCATTTACGGGTTGGCATGAATCTTATATCTTACACCAAGACCCAATAAGGATCAAGAAAATGGCAAAATACCTTATAGAACAAATCTCTAAATAG
- a CDS encoding helix-turn-helix domain-containing protein — protein METLALTPQLPVSRNLYSTPSNNLANYNFEVVRLPADDIFVCQPYNKKGIYKISIHQGHNRVHYAGKVVEIKERAILFSRPNMIYRFEPIGKQHPAYLCVFTIDFFDKFANIASYPLFDPEASPIMEITQEQLDSFTGIFHGMEKEITQEFGYKYDVIRTLVLQLILDGLKQQPAPHLQLRESNSAIRITGYFKELLEGQFPIINPSYRMILRHPLEFADSLSVHVNHLNRSLKQVTGRTTTQLIADRIIKEAKVLLQDTEWNIMEIAWSLGFEDFSHFVKFFRKSVGSTPSTFRKNTVV, from the coding sequence ATGGAGACCCTAGCTTTAACACCACAGCTGCCTGTAAGCCGTAACCTGTACAGCACCCCTTCAAATAATTTAGCAAATTACAATTTCGAGGTGGTACGCCTGCCCGCTGATGACATCTTTGTATGCCAGCCCTATAACAAAAAGGGTATTTACAAGATCAGTATCCACCAGGGGCACAATAGGGTACATTATGCTGGAAAAGTTGTGGAAATTAAAGAAAGGGCCATATTGTTTTCGCGCCCTAATATGATCTATAGGTTTGAGCCGATCGGTAAGCAGCATCCAGCGTATCTGTGTGTATTTACAATCGATTTTTTTGACAAGTTCGCCAACATTGCGAGCTACCCCCTTTTTGATCCTGAGGCATCGCCTATCATGGAAATCACACAGGAACAACTGGATTCCTTTACGGGTATATTTCACGGGATGGAAAAGGAAATTACACAGGAATTTGGCTATAAATATGATGTTATACGCACTTTAGTCCTACAGCTGATCCTCGATGGGCTTAAACAACAGCCCGCCCCGCACCTGCAGCTAAGGGAATCGAACAGCGCTATACGCATAACCGGGTACTTCAAGGAATTGCTTGAAGGCCAATTTCCAATAATCAACCCATCGTACAGGATGATATTGCGCCATCCGCTGGAGTTTGCCGACTCCCTGTCCGTACATGTCAACCACCTTAACCGATCCCTAAAGCAAGTCACCGGTCGGACGACCACCCAACTTATTGCAGATCGAATAATTAAAGAGGCAAAAGTACTCCTTCAGGATACCGAATGGAACATTATGGAGATTGCCTGGTCCCTGGGGTTTGAGGATTTCTCCCATTTTGTAAAGTTTTTCAGGAAAAGCGTGGGAAGTACCCCCAGCACCTTCAGAAAAAATACTGTTGTTTGA
- a CDS encoding TetR/AcrR family transcriptional regulator: MGSKERMERHKEQVRRDIMDAALQIGKESGWNALSMRKIADAIEYTAPLIYEYFRNKDDLLRELTRDGFVLLTRHVSQALARTSDPLRQLPAMWIAYWNFAVSEHQRYQIMFGIEFICCDFKKTLPEAQASVSLFISVIQKILHEQEAPSELALKYYYTFWSTIHGLISINHIRDDVPEKVSMQVLTGALDGIMNMLVASVPGRGA, translated from the coding sequence ATGGGAAGCAAAGAACGAATGGAGCGGCATAAGGAACAGGTACGGCGCGATATAATGGATGCCGCCCTGCAGATCGGCAAAGAATCCGGCTGGAATGCACTTAGCATGCGCAAGATCGCCGACGCAATTGAATACACTGCACCCCTGATCTATGAATATTTCAGGAATAAAGACGATCTTTTAAGGGAGCTTACCCGCGACGGTTTTGTTTTACTCACCAGGCATGTTTCCCAGGCATTAGCGAGGACCAGTGACCCCTTACGGCAACTTCCCGCCATGTGGATCGCCTATTGGAATTTTGCAGTTTCCGAACACCAGCGCTACCAAATCATGTTTGGCATCGAGTTCATTTGCTGCGACTTTAAGAAAACCCTGCCCGAGGCCCAGGCATCGGTGTCCCTGTTTATTTCAGTTATACAGAAAATCCTGCACGAGCAGGAAGCGCCATCAGAACTTGCGCTGAAATATTACTATACATTCTGGTCAACCATACATGGCCTCATTTCCATCAACCACATACGTGACGACGTACCTGAAAAGGTGAGCATGCAGGTGCTGACCGGGGCTCTTGACGGGATAATGAACATGCTGGTAGCATCAGTACCGGGCCGAGGCGCCTAA
- a CDS encoding efflux RND transporter periplasmic adaptor subunit has product MSDLKSTMSGLPMPKVKKLITFLSAAAVLIACSKKQDAPQQALQSLPVMSVTVDTATTFKEYPAGVEGTDNIEIRPEISGKLQKLLVDEGAFVQKGQLLFVIDDHPFRERLNTARATLRAAEGALTTARLEVEKLGPLVKNNVVSSYQLKTAEAAKETAQGNVDHARAGVKSAQIELGYTQIKAPVSGYVGRLEKRQGSLVSANDPEPLALLSDIHDVHVYFSMSEIDFLKFKEQYKGITVEEKIKNLPAVRLILADRKVYQRPGHIDMVDGQFDQNTGAVALRATFPNPERTLRSGNTGKIRLGTLHDNVAIIPQAATLEMQDKIFVFTVGDGNTLAKQLIAVSGKNDENYYVKSGIKSGTKIITSGIEHVKEGEKIIPQEPSADLQAAATVKHN; this is encoded by the coding sequence ATGTCAGATTTAAAATCCACGATGTCCGGGCTACCCATGCCCAAAGTCAAAAAACTCATTACATTTCTTTCTGCTGCTGCAGTACTCATTGCCTGCAGCAAAAAACAGGACGCCCCACAGCAGGCACTTCAAAGCCTGCCAGTTATGTCCGTTACCGTAGACACCGCTACCACTTTTAAGGAATATCCCGCCGGTGTTGAAGGTACTGACAATATAGAGATCCGCCCCGAGATCAGCGGCAAGCTCCAAAAGCTGCTTGTGGATGAAGGCGCTTTTGTACAAAAAGGGCAATTACTATTCGTTATTGACGACCATCCCTTCCGGGAGCGCCTCAACACGGCCAGGGCCACGCTCCGCGCCGCCGAGGGTGCACTAACTACAGCGAGGCTTGAAGTTGAAAAGTTAGGTCCGCTTGTAAAAAATAACGTGGTATCCTCTTACCAGCTCAAGACTGCCGAAGCTGCAAAAGAAACAGCCCAGGGAAATGTTGACCACGCCCGCGCCGGGGTAAAATCAGCACAAATAGAATTAGGGTATACCCAAATCAAGGCGCCGGTAAGCGGGTACGTTGGGCGCCTTGAAAAAAGGCAGGGAAGCCTTGTCTCGGCAAATGATCCTGAGCCTTTGGCCCTTCTTTCCGATATCCATGATGTGCATGTCTATTTCTCGATGAGTGAAATAGATTTCCTGAAATTCAAGGAACAGTATAAGGGAATTACAGTTGAAGAAAAGATCAAAAACCTTCCGGCCGTGCGGCTTATCCTGGCAGACCGCAAAGTCTACCAGCGCCCGGGCCACATCGATATGGTCGATGGGCAGTTTGACCAAAATACTGGCGCGGTGGCACTCAGGGCAACTTTCCCTAACCCCGAACGAACCCTTCGCTCAGGGAACACGGGCAAAATACGCCTGGGAACCCTGCATGATAATGTTGCCATTATCCCACAGGCCGCCACGCTAGAAATGCAGGATAAAATTTTCGTATTCACCGTGGGGGACGGTAATACACTGGCCAAGCAACTTATCGCAGTTTCCGGTAAAAATGATGAAAATTATTATGTAAAAAGCGGCATTAAATCAGGCACCAAGATCATCACCTCCGGGATTGAGCATGTAAAGGAAGGCGAAAAAATAATTCCACAGGAACCGTCAGCCGATTTGCAGGCGGCTGCTACTGTTAAACACAATTAA